The DNA region GTGAGCCAGATGCTGACCCTGTTCACGACGCCGGTGATCTATCTCTGGTTCGATCGCCTGGCGCTGCGGTTTGCCGGGCGGGCGGACGAGGTCGGCGAGGCGAGCGGGTCGCGTTGAGCCATGGATCCGTCAACGCCCTTCATCCGCCGGCCGGTCGCAACCACGCTGTTGACGTTCGGGCTTGCGGCGGCCGGCCTTGTCGCGTTCTTCAAGCTGCCGGTGTCGCCGCTGCCGCAGGTGGATTTTCCGACCATCTCGGTGCAGGCGACGCTGCCCGGCGCCAGCCCGCAGGACGTCGCGACCACGGTCGCCAGCCCGCTTGAGCGGCATCTCGGCCAGATCGCCGATGTGACTGAAATGACGTCGTCGAGCTCGGTCGGCTCGACCCGCATCACGTTGCAGTTCGGGTTGAACCGCGACATCAACGGCGCGGCGCGGGACGTGCAGGCGGCGATCAATGCGGCGCGGGCAGACTTGCCGACCAGCCTGCGCAGCAACCCGACCTACCGCAAGGTCAACCCGGCGGATGCGCCGATCCTGATCCTGACGCTGACATCGGATACGCTGACGCGCGGCGCACTCTACGATGCCGCCTCCACGGTGCTGGCGCAGAAGCTGTCGCAGGTCGAGGGCATCGGCGAGGTCGTGGTCGGCGGCAGCTCGCTGCCCGCCGTTCGGGTCGATCTGATCCCGCAGACGCTCTACAAATACGGCATCGGGCTCGAAGACGTCCGCGCGGCGCTGTCGAGCGCCAACGCCCACAGCCCCAAGGGCGGCATCGATGTCGGCGACCAGCGCTACCAGGTCTACGCCAACGACCAGGCCAACAAGGCCGACGACTACAGATCGCTGATCGTGGCCTACCGCAATGGCGCGCCGGTTCACCTCTCCGACGTCGGCGAGGTGGCCGACGGCGTCGAGAATCTGCGCAATGCCGGGCTCGCCAACGGCAAGCCGGCGGTGCTGCTCATCCTGTATCGCCAGCCGAACGCCAACATCATCTCGACCGTCGATCTGGTGAAGGGGCTGATGCCGCAGTTGCAGGCCTCGATTTCGCCGGCGATCGACATTGGCCTTGCGGTGGATCGCTCGACAACCATCCGCACCTCGCTTCGCGACGTGGAACGAACGCTGGTTCTGGCCGTAATGCTGGTCATCATCGTGGTGTTCGCGTTCCTGCGCAATTTGCGCGCCACCTTGATTCCTGTGGTGGCGGTCTCGGTGTCGCTGGTCGCAACCTTCGGGGCGATGTACCTGATCGGCTACAGCCTCGACAATCTGTCGCTGATGGCGCTGACGGTCGCGACCGGCTTCGTGGTCGACGACGCCATCGTCGTGCTGGAGAACGTCGCCCGCTACATTGAGGACGGCCTGAGCCCGCTCGAAGCGGCGCTGAAGGGCGCCAACGAGGTCGGCTTCACCGTGCTGTCGATGAGCATCTCGCTGATCGCGGTGTTCATCCCGATCCTGTTGATGGCCGGCATCGTCGGGCGGTTGTTCCGCGAATTCGCGATGACGATCTCGATCTCGATCCTGATCTCGCTCGCGGTCTCGCTGGCGACCACCCCGATGATGTGCGCGGTGCTGCTCAAGCCGGACCACGGAGGCCACGGCCGGCTCTATTGGGCCAGCGAGCGCTTCTTCGAGGCGATGCTGAATTTCTATCGCAGGACGCTGACCGCGGCGCTGGCGCATCCGCTGTCGGTGATGCTGATCCTGGCGGCGGTGTTCGGCCTCAACTTCTATCTCTACAGCGTGATCCCGAAGGGCTTCTTCCCGCAGCAGGATACCGGGCGGCTGGTCGGCTCGATCCAGGCCGACCAGAGCGTGTCGTTCCAGCTGATGCAGCAGAAGCTCGCGCAATTCGTCGGGATCATCCAGAAGGATCCGGCGGTCGAGACCGTGGTCGGCTTCACCGGCGGCGGCCAGACCAATTCCGGCTTCGTGTTCGTCTCGCTGCGTCCGCTCGGCCAGCGCAAGATCGGCGCTGACGGCGTGATCTCGCGGTTGCGCCGCGAGATGGCGGTGGTGCCCGGCGCCAGCTTGTTCCTGCAGGCGGTGCAGGACATCAGGGTCGGGGGCAGGGCCTCGAACGCGCAGTATCAGTACACGTTGCAGGGGTCGACGCTGGAGGAGCTCAATGACTGGACGCCGAAGATCGCGGCGGCCATGCAGCGCGATCCGAACCTTGCCGACGTCAACAGCGACCAGCAGAACAAGGGCCTGGAATCCGACCTCGTGATCGACCGCGACGCGGCGGCGCGGCTCGGCATCACCGTGAGCCAGATCGACAACACCCTCTACGACGCCTTCGGCCAGCGTCAGGTGTCGACGATCTATGTCGCGCGCAACCAGTACCATGTCATCATGGAGGTCGCGCCGCGCTACTGGCAGACCCCCGAGACGCTGAAGGACGTCTACATCAGCACGTCGGGCGGATCGGTCGGCGGCTCGCAATCGACCAACGCGGTGGCCGGCACCGTGGTGGCGCCGGGAACCTCGAGCGCGGCCAGTTCGACCAATGCTCAGGCCGCGCGCAACCAGGCCACCAATTCGATCGGTTCGACCGGGAAGGGCGTGGCCTCGACCGGATCGGCCGTCTCGACCAACAGCGAGACCATGATCCCGCTGTCGGCGGTGGCGGCGTTCAAGCAGGGCGCGA from Bradyrhizobium sp. B124 includes:
- a CDS encoding efflux RND transporter permease subunit; protein product: MDPSTPFIRRPVATTLLTFGLAAAGLVAFFKLPVSPLPQVDFPTISVQATLPGASPQDVATTVASPLERHLGQIADVTEMTSSSSVGSTRITLQFGLNRDINGAARDVQAAINAARADLPTSLRSNPTYRKVNPADAPILILTLTSDTLTRGALYDAASTVLAQKLSQVEGIGEVVVGGSSLPAVRVDLIPQTLYKYGIGLEDVRAALSSANAHSPKGGIDVGDQRYQVYANDQANKADDYRSLIVAYRNGAPVHLSDVGEVADGVENLRNAGLANGKPAVLLILYRQPNANIISTVDLVKGLMPQLQASISPAIDIGLAVDRSTTIRTSLRDVERTLVLAVMLVIIVVFAFLRNLRATLIPVVAVSVSLVATFGAMYLIGYSLDNLSLMALTVATGFVVDDAIVVLENVARYIEDGLSPLEAALKGANEVGFTVLSMSISLIAVFIPILLMAGIVGRLFREFAMTISISILISLAVSLATTPMMCAVLLKPDHGGHGRLYWASERFFEAMLNFYRRTLTAALAHPLSVMLILAAVFGLNFYLYSVIPKGFFPQQDTGRLVGSIQADQSVSFQLMQQKLAQFVGIIQKDPAVETVVGFTGGGQTNSGFVFVSLRPLGQRKIGADGVISRLRREMAVVPGASLFLQAVQDIRVGGRASNAQYQYTLQGSTLEELNDWTPKIAAAMQRDPNLADVNSDQQNKGLESDLVIDRDAAARLGITVSQIDNTLYDAFGQRQVSTIYVARNQYHVIMEVAPRYWQTPETLKDVYISTSGGSVGGSQSTNAVAGTVVAPGTSSAASSTNAQAARNQATNSIGSTGKGVASTGSAVSTNSETMIPLSAVAAFKQGATPLAVNHQGLLVANTISFNLPPNVSLSTAVGSIEATMNRIGVPATIRGTFQGSAKAFQDSLSNQPFLILAAIVTIYIVLGVLYESYVHPLTILSTLPSAGVGALLALMAFKTEFSIMALIGVMLLIGIVKKNAIMMIDFALDAERRRGLEPLEAIKEACLLRFRPIMMTTMAALLGAVPLAIGMGDGGELRQPLGIAIVGGLILSQVLTLYTTPVIYLYLDRFRLWALRVRRGGAMRMPGSSLQPGE